A single Crateriforma conspicua DNA region contains:
- a CDS encoding LON peptidase substrate-binding domain-containing protein, whose product MHDWSDITNLPDDFDQRVRMFPLPELVVFPHAMQPLHIFEPRYCDMLRDALASDHLIAMATVKSGQSIDLKSAKPPVVGPAVEDTLCIGRIVSHTELEGDRHNILLVGMKRATMIDEIDNGRTFRTASVDVMDDYYPPANVALRNELKDDLLRAFASIIPQSANVQKNLHDLMAGQMTLGPITDIISYTMPFEVDEKIQLLAEPDVDKRAALLIRYLRSGKIQLHSVSIEEQQEQKSQSVGSMIRANRSDQFPPPFSMN is encoded by the coding sequence ATGCACGACTGGTCTGATATCACGAATTTGCCGGACGATTTCGACCAGCGGGTTCGCATGTTCCCGCTGCCGGAATTGGTCGTGTTCCCTCACGCGATGCAGCCGCTTCACATTTTCGAACCGCGATACTGTGACATGCTGCGTGATGCCTTGGCATCGGATCATTTGATCGCGATGGCAACGGTGAAGTCCGGCCAAAGCATCGATTTGAAATCGGCAAAGCCGCCGGTCGTCGGGCCCGCGGTCGAAGACACGTTGTGCATCGGACGGATCGTTTCACACACCGAATTGGAAGGCGATCGGCACAACATCCTTTTGGTGGGAATGAAACGAGCGACCATGATCGATGAAATCGATAACGGCCGCACGTTTCGTACGGCGTCCGTCGATGTGATGGACGATTACTACCCGCCCGCCAATGTCGCGCTTCGCAACGAGTTGAAAGACGATTTGTTGCGTGCCTTCGCGTCGATCATCCCCCAAAGTGCAAACGTGCAAAAGAACTTGCACGATCTGATGGCGGGGCAAATGACTCTGGGCCCCATCACGGACATCATCAGTTACACGATGCCGTTCGAAGTGGACGAAAAGATTCAGTTGTTGGCCGAACCCGATGTCGACAAGCGAGCGGCGTTGCTGATTCGCTATCTACGCAGCGGGAAAATTCAGCTGCATTCGGTTTCGATCGAAGAACAGCAGGAACAGAAATCACAATCGGTCGGCAGCATGATTCGCGCCAACCGAAGCGATCAGTTTCCGCCGCCGTTCAGCATGAACTGA
- the folE gene encoding GTP cyclohydrolase I FolE has product MHVDPNEPKGDGADLKRIEAAVRVILDAVGEDPNREGLLETPARVARMYAEMFAGLKVDPGRHLAKVFTEDYDEIVLVRDISFCSMCEHHLLPFTGKAHIAYLPDGKVVGLSKLARVVEEVARRPQVQERMTQTVADLIETRLSARGVAVVVESTHSCMTMRGIRKPGSLCMTSAMRGAFRDDPATRAEVLGLINR; this is encoded by the coding sequence ATGCACGTCGATCCCAATGAACCCAAGGGGGACGGCGCCGATTTAAAACGGATCGAGGCGGCCGTTCGCGTCATCTTGGATGCGGTTGGCGAAGATCCGAATCGTGAAGGTCTGCTGGAGACCCCCGCACGGGTCGCGCGGATGTACGCGGAGATGTTTGCAGGATTGAAAGTCGATCCGGGCCGTCACTTGGCCAAAGTTTTCACCGAAGATTACGACGAAATCGTTTTGGTGCGCGACATCAGCTTCTGCAGCATGTGCGAACACCACCTGCTGCCATTCACTGGCAAAGCTCACATCGCTTACTTGCCGGACGGAAAGGTCGTCGGGCTTAGCAAACTTGCACGCGTGGTTGAAGAAGTCGCGCGGCGACCACAAGTTCAAGAACGAATGACACAGACGGTGGCTGACCTGATCGAAACGCGCTTGTCCGCTCGCGGCGTCGCCGTGGTTGTCGAATCCACTCACAGCTGCATGACGATGCGAGGCATTCGCAAACCCGGAAGCCTTTGCATGACCAGCGCGATGCGCGGCGCCTTCCGCGATGATCCGGCGACCCGCGCCGAAGTCCTGGGGCTGATCAATCGATAA
- a CDS encoding anti-sigma factor domain-containing protein, whose protein sequence is MNCHDCQQHLMNYLTGQADASVARQVEDHLDAGCQDCRDSLESLSAAHAAMLTSVSDHRPNAATIQSIEREIHHAIDADNSTPARHARASGAESENLDVLKRWMIPALATAAGFAMAIVMIPRSDNHLQLGSASTHGQTDPLPPRFQSMSDPNQRLVSVVNRREPTQPLASFWIDRVANQLHVHAVNWDPLDGDTFYAIWLVDPRGQWTFAGQVGGDDDHDRTRVLDIPDSYTTIQRIAVTIERGTQSPRDGRSLEDADLVSEDLTDWFENQL, encoded by the coding sequence ATGAACTGTCACGATTGCCAGCAGCACTTGATGAATTATCTGACCGGCCAGGCGGATGCTTCGGTCGCCCGACAGGTGGAAGATCACCTGGATGCGGGATGCCAAGATTGCCGTGATTCGCTGGAAAGCTTGTCCGCTGCTCACGCAGCGATGCTGACATCGGTATCCGATCATCGCCCGAATGCTGCGACGATCCAATCGATCGAACGAGAAATCCATCACGCCATCGACGCTGACAATTCCACGCCGGCCAGACACGCTAGAGCATCGGGGGCCGAATCTGAAAATCTGGATGTTTTGAAGCGTTGGATGATTCCCGCTTTGGCGACCGCCGCCGGTTTCGCGATGGCGATCGTCATGATTCCTCGATCGGACAATCATCTCCAACTGGGTTCGGCAAGCACGCACGGTCAAACCGATCCATTGCCACCACGTTTTCAATCGATGTCCGACCCGAATCAGCGTTTGGTATCCGTCGTTAATCGGCGGGAACCCACACAACCGCTGGCATCATTTTGGATTGACCGTGTGGCCAACCAATTACACGTCCATGCGGTCAATTGGGATCCACTGGACGGTGACACTTTCTATGCCATTTGGTTGGTGGATCCGCGGGGACAATGGACGTTTGCCGGACAAGTCGGCGGCGACGACGACCATGACCGGACTCGTGTGCTGGACATTCCGGATTCGTACACCACCATCCAACGCATCGCCGTCACGATCGAACGAGGGACACAGTCCCCGCGCGATGGACGATCGCTGGAGGATGCCGATTTGGTCAGCGAAGATCTGACCGATTGGTTTGAGAATCAGCTTTAG
- a CDS encoding CHRD domain-containing protein, translating to MLKRNLRQSNHKRRPSTCFTKESRLRRRKVRRSRLEPLEARRVLTGYIVDTVDDVVAADGFVSLREAIQAANSNAAVNEAAAGQVGATAGIDTISFSPSLGDATINLAGGELSLTDSVAIEPSFGQSIQIDAQGGSRLFSITDAGPVRLSGLTLTGGSAASGGAIDAAGMTSLELHDVDIVSNVATGDAARQGGGAINNVGANLVIIGGSITDNTASGASGSGGGILSTGGSVSIQSTTLAGNVANRAGGAIELGTGSLTLTDVMLGGFAVDDANIAGPAGSASPGNGGGIHVTGGAAATSVAIFGGVIAGNFAASEGGGVWNQNGAVMTIAGNAEIVGNRAGGETNTEGGGGVFNNGGLLTITDARITDNATTGTAGGGGGIANDGGLVTVNRSIVSGNFAAGTGASGGGILNINAGKVSVFDSEITDNVASRAGGGIEDASDVPGVQGLSLQNVFLSDNNAGVTAADASAAAPGNGGGIHVTGAGDVLIADSFVSENIAAAEGGGLWNGSGTMTVINITIERNNASGDAADEGGGGIFNNGGQVIMDGGVIESNMADGASGSGGGILSLGGSLEISGAQIRNNSASRAGGGIEVTGDSDTVLSNVDLMENEAGPMGAAAPGNGGGLHVTGSGSVEIQGGTVVGNTADREGGGLWNGAGLMTLVDVDVMDNIARGDAADDGGGGIFNNTGQLIINGGNITGNVANGASGSGGGILNLDGILRVESTNLSENVANRAGGAVEATTDSESTLIDVTMQSNTAGPVGSASPGNGGGLHVTGQGTVAVIGGTVRDNFAASEGGGLWNGTGVMAVSGTQIDGNVAAGNEADQGGGGVFNAGGTIQIDSSTLTNNRATASTIVTLSGDAEVPSVTTVATGTAAIHYDPNAGTFDLDVIVRGIELNDDTSLPELTGAHLHVAAADANGPVIVNLGVENFVQDGDSIRLRLHDVELPESNFADFAAGGTYINLHSTTNPGGELRGQVVFPTTMGSGGGILNDGGTVEVSNTLIDGNIASRAGGGIEATPNSITTLSQVDMVSNIAGPSGFATPGNGGGLHITGVGDAVIENSRIESNHAGREGGGLWNGSGMMSVLSTDLMGNVASGDAADDGGGGIFNNGGSLTISGGTISENQADGTSGSGGGIMNLGGTLEISDATIGFNTSNRAGGGIEVTGGSESTIERVLLVGNVTGPDGMAMPGNGGGLHLGGDAIVDVINTTVSENQSGNEGGGLWNSSTGTLTVVSSTIALNASPRGGGIDTIDGGSTTIGSSIIAMNDADDGPNIHGAVTTDGFNVIGDTSGANFANTQPTDQVDVTNTGLQPLADNGGPTMTHALSAGSPALASGDPAGVDVDQRGIARPQGDAPDSGAFESPLSAPVIAGVFQNPVMPTDVNGDSRTTALDALMVINFVARYGGDVDVEQLVTAEGESASVQTSANHPMVDVSGDGRITAIDALRVINTLARQTTQNATTDQALVQVAADIQRSGLDDDEEWMDAIVDRVQ from the coding sequence ATGCTGAAACGCAACCTGCGCCAATCCAACCATAAACGTCGTCCATCAACTTGTTTCACCAAGGAATCCCGGTTGCGACGCCGAAAGGTTCGTCGCAGTCGACTTGAACCGCTGGAAGCAAGACGTGTGTTGACCGGATACATCGTGGACACCGTCGACGACGTGGTCGCGGCAGATGGCTTTGTCAGTCTGCGTGAGGCGATTCAGGCGGCCAATTCCAACGCCGCAGTCAATGAGGCTGCCGCGGGCCAAGTCGGTGCGACCGCGGGAATCGACACCATATCGTTTAGCCCGTCGCTGGGTGATGCCACGATCAATTTGGCCGGTGGTGAACTTTCATTGACCGACTCGGTCGCTATCGAACCATCTTTCGGCCAATCGATTCAGATCGATGCACAGGGTGGCAGTCGGCTGTTTTCCATCACCGATGCAGGTCCGGTCCGACTTTCCGGTTTGACGCTGACCGGTGGTTCCGCAGCGTCGGGCGGGGCGATCGATGCCGCGGGCATGACGTCGTTAGAACTGCACGATGTGGACATCGTTTCCAACGTCGCGACGGGTGACGCCGCCAGGCAAGGAGGCGGGGCGATCAACAACGTCGGTGCGAACTTGGTCATCATCGGTGGTTCGATCACCGACAACACCGCCTCCGGTGCAAGCGGTAGTGGTGGTGGAATTCTTTCCACGGGCGGTTCGGTATCGATTCAATCGACGACCCTGGCGGGCAATGTGGCCAATCGTGCCGGCGGCGCGATTGAACTGGGCACCGGATCGTTGACGCTTACCGATGTGATGCTGGGCGGATTCGCCGTCGACGACGCCAACATTGCCGGGCCTGCCGGTTCGGCGTCGCCGGGCAACGGAGGTGGCATTCACGTGACCGGTGGCGCTGCGGCAACATCAGTCGCCATCTTTGGCGGGGTCATCGCGGGTAACTTCGCAGCGTCCGAGGGAGGCGGAGTCTGGAATCAAAACGGCGCCGTGATGACGATCGCCGGAAACGCGGAAATCGTCGGCAACCGGGCCGGCGGCGAAACCAATACCGAAGGCGGCGGCGGTGTTTTCAATAACGGCGGTTTGCTGACCATCACCGACGCCCGGATCACTGACAATGCGACGACGGGAACCGCGGGTGGGGGCGGCGGGATTGCCAACGACGGTGGTTTGGTCACGGTCAATCGTTCCATCGTGTCCGGCAACTTTGCGGCGGGAACCGGTGCCAGCGGTGGCGGCATCCTGAATATCAACGCGGGCAAGGTTTCCGTGTTCGACTCCGAGATCACGGACAATGTCGCCAGTCGTGCCGGAGGCGGGATCGAAGACGCTTCGGATGTTCCTGGCGTCCAAGGCTTGTCGCTGCAGAACGTGTTTTTGAGCGACAACAACGCGGGCGTCACTGCAGCGGACGCATCCGCCGCCGCGCCAGGAAACGGTGGCGGGATTCACGTCACCGGTGCCGGTGACGTTTTGATCGCCGATAGCTTCGTCAGCGAGAACATCGCTGCGGCCGAAGGCGGTGGACTGTGGAATGGCTCGGGAACCATGACGGTCATCAACATCACCATCGAACGAAACAATGCCTCGGGTGATGCAGCCGATGAAGGCGGCGGCGGCATCTTTAATAACGGCGGTCAAGTCATCATGGACGGTGGTGTGATCGAATCCAATATGGCCGATGGCGCCAGCGGAAGTGGTGGAGGCATCCTCAGCCTCGGGGGATCGCTGGAAATCTCCGGTGCACAGATCCGCAACAATTCGGCTTCACGTGCCGGCGGTGGCATCGAAGTCACCGGTGACAGCGACACGGTGTTGTCCAACGTCGATTTGATGGAAAACGAGGCTGGTCCGATGGGCGCCGCCGCACCGGGCAACGGTGGCGGGCTTCACGTCACGGGCAGTGGATCGGTTGAAATCCAGGGCGGAACTGTCGTGGGCAACACGGCCGACCGCGAAGGTGGCGGACTATGGAACGGCGCAGGCTTGATGACATTGGTCGATGTCGACGTGATGGACAACATCGCCCGCGGTGATGCGGCCGACGACGGCGGCGGTGGCATCTTCAATAACACCGGTCAGCTGATCATCAACGGCGGAAACATCACCGGAAACGTCGCCAATGGTGCCAGCGGAAGCGGTGGCGGGATCTTGAATCTGGATGGGATCCTGCGAGTCGAATCCACCAATCTTTCCGAAAATGTTGCGAATCGCGCCGGAGGGGCCGTCGAGGCGACCACGGACAGCGAAAGCACGCTGATCGACGTCACGATGCAATCCAACACGGCCGGGCCGGTTGGATCGGCTTCGCCCGGAAACGGCGGCGGTCTGCATGTGACAGGGCAGGGTACCGTCGCAGTGATCGGCGGCACCGTTCGCGACAACTTCGCCGCCAGCGAAGGCGGTGGGCTTTGGAACGGGACCGGCGTGATGGCGGTTTCGGGAACCCAGATCGATGGCAACGTCGCTGCTGGTAATGAAGCCGACCAGGGTGGCGGTGGCGTCTTCAATGCGGGCGGAACGATCCAAATCGATTCATCCACCCTGACGAACAACCGAGCGACGGCATCGACCATCGTCACCCTGTCCGGTGACGCCGAAGTTCCCTCGGTGACGACGGTGGCAACCGGAACGGCCGCGATCCATTACGATCCGAATGCCGGCACCTTTGATTTGGACGTGATCGTCCGTGGTATCGAACTGAACGACGACACCAGCTTGCCCGAACTGACCGGTGCACACCTTCATGTTGCCGCCGCCGATGCCAACGGTCCGGTCATCGTCAATCTGGGTGTGGAAAACTTTGTCCAAGACGGCGATTCCATTCGCTTGCGACTGCATGATGTCGAACTGCCCGAGTCCAACTTTGCCGATTTCGCCGCGGGCGGAACCTACATCAACCTCCATTCGACCACGAACCCAGGCGGCGAACTCCGAGGGCAAGTCGTGTTCCCGACAACGATGGGAAGCGGTGGAGGCATCTTGAATGACGGCGGAACCGTCGAAGTCAGCAACACCTTGATTGACGGTAACATTGCCAGTCGTGCCGGGGGTGGAATCGAAGCGACACCGAACTCCATCACCACGCTCAGCCAAGTCGACATGGTGTCCAACATCGCCGGCCCATCCGGCTTTGCAACCCCCGGCAATGGCGGCGGCCTGCACATCACGGGTGTTGGCGACGCCGTGATCGAAAACAGCCGAATCGAATCAAACCATGCCGGCCGCGAAGGTGGCGGGCTGTGGAACGGCAGCGGAATGATGTCCGTTCTGTCCACCGATCTGATGGGCAACGTCGCCAGTGGTGATGCCGCGGACGACGGCGGCGGCGGCATCTTCAACAACGGTGGTTCACTGACGATTTCCGGCGGAACGATCTCGGAAAACCAGGCCGATGGAACCAGCGGTAGTGGCGGCGGGATCATGAATCTTGGCGGAACGCTGGAAATCTCCGATGCAACTATTGGATTCAACACGTCCAACCGCGCCGGCGGTGGCATCGAAGTCACCGGAGGAAGTGAAAGCACCATCGAACGTGTCTTGCTTGTTGGCAACGTCACTGGGCCCGACGGCATGGCAATGCCGGGCAACGGCGGCGGGCTTCACTTGGGCGGCGATGCGATCGTGGATGTCATTAACACCACCGTCAGTGAAAACCAATCGGGCAACGAAGGCGGCGGACTTTGGAACAGCAGCACCGGCACATTAACAGTGGTCAGTTCCACCATCGCATTAAACGCTTCGCCCCGCGGTGGCGGAATCGACACGATCGACGGTGGTTCGACAACCATTGGATCGTCGATCATCGCGATGAATGACGCGGATGATGGCCCCAATATCCATGGTGCGGTGACCACCGACGGTTTCAACGTCATTGGCGACACATCGGGGGCGAACTTTGCCAACACCCAGCCGACTGACCAAGTGGATGTGACCAACACAGGATTGCAACCGCTTGCCGACAACGGCGGCCCGACGATGACGCACGCTCTAAGTGCCGGAAGCCCCGCACTTGCATCGGGTGATCCCGCCGGAGTCGACGTTGACCAGCGTGGCATCGCACGCCCGCAAGGCGACGCCCCGGACAGCGGTGCATTCGAATCACCGCTGTCGGCGCCCGTGATCGCCGGGGTGTTCCAGAACCCAGTGATGCCGACCGATGTCAACGGCGACAGCCGCACCACCGCACTGGACGCCTTGATGGTCATCAATTTTGTTGCCCGCTACGGCGGCGACGTGGACGTCGAACAGCTAGTGACTGCCGAAGGCGAATCGGCGTCGGTTCAGACGTCGGCCAACCATCCGATGGTCGACGTGTCCGGTGACGGCCGCATCACCGCGATCGATGCCCTGCGTGTGATCAACACACTGGCACGCCAAACAACGCAGAACGCCACGACAGACCAAGCCTTGGTCCAAGTTGCCGCCGACATCCAACGATCGGGCTTGGACGATGATGAAGAATGGATGGACGCGATCGTCGACCGAGTTCAGTGA
- a CDS encoding DUF4864 domain-containing protein: MPTDFRKVLPIGIFVGIGLIAGIGWRLIQPDPSAPTPGSKSLDLAEFEKGVQPELGPADVVAIQLESMRKGAVDPEQLKLCFAFASPSNRRLTGPFERFQRLVVEPPFAALIGHRHGLIGRPQIRGDEAMVLVSIDNADGQTRAYQFYLIRQNEPPFDGCWMTEAVTPLAVVPADAAVEPADSDQPALSL; this comes from the coding sequence GTGCCCACCGATTTTCGCAAGGTTTTGCCCATCGGCATTTTTGTCGGCATTGGCCTGATCGCCGGGATCGGTTGGCGGTTGATTCAACCAGATCCCTCGGCCCCGACACCCGGGTCAAAATCCTTGGACCTTGCCGAGTTTGAAAAGGGAGTCCAACCAGAATTGGGCCCGGCGGACGTCGTTGCCATTCAGTTGGAATCGATGCGTAAGGGCGCAGTCGATCCCGAACAGCTGAAACTCTGTTTTGCGTTTGCTTCGCCATCGAATCGCAGACTCACTGGTCCGTTTGAGCGATTTCAACGTCTGGTGGTCGAACCACCGTTTGCCGCCCTGATCGGCCACCGCCACGGCTTGATCGGGCGTCCACAGATTCGCGGTGATGAAGCGATGGTTTTGGTTTCCATTGACAACGCCGATGGCCAGACACGTGCGTACCAGTTCTATCTGATTCGGCAAAACGAGCCTCCATTCGATGGATGCTGGATGACCGAAGCGGTGACGCCGCTGGCGGTGGTGCCGGCGGATGCCGCGGTCGAACCGGCGGATTCCGATCAGCCCGCTTTGTCGCTCTGA
- a CDS encoding adenine phosphoribosyltransferase, giving the protein MESLRQYVRDIPDFPKPGILFRDITPMLANPEALTAAVDAMAVPFVDAGVEVIAAAEARGFIFAAPLAMKLNAGFVPIRKPGKLPFDMHSFAYELEYGTDELQIHVDGVKKGQRVLLVDDLLATGGTMEACCRLLEKCDAEIVGCSFLIHLEVLGGAARLSPYQVQSVLTYGQDDEEAELSIQNRQPGPSV; this is encoded by the coding sequence ATGGAATCACTTCGCCAATACGTCCGAGACATTCCGGATTTCCCCAAACCGGGCATCTTGTTCCGAGACATCACGCCCATGTTGGCGAATCCCGAAGCCCTGACGGCGGCGGTCGATGCGATGGCGGTCCCCTTTGTCGACGCCGGCGTGGAAGTCATCGCGGCGGCTGAGGCTCGCGGTTTCATCTTTGCCGCGCCGTTGGCGATGAAGCTGAACGCCGGTTTCGTGCCGATCCGGAAACCCGGCAAACTGCCTTTCGACATGCACTCCTTTGCCTACGAACTGGAATATGGCACCGATGAACTGCAGATTCACGTCGACGGTGTGAAAAAGGGCCAACGGGTGCTGCTGGTCGATGACCTATTGGCCACCGGCGGCACGATGGAAGCGTGTTGCCGTTTGTTGGAAAAGTGCGACGCCGAAATCGTCGGATGCTCTTTCTTGATTCATCTGGAAGTCCTGGGCGGCGCCGCACGTTTGTCGCCCTATCAAGTCCAATCGGTCTTGACATACGGACAGGATGATGAGGAAGCCGAACTGAGTATCCAAAATCGCCAACCGGGTCCGTCGGTCTAG
- a CDS encoding PilZ domain-containing protein — protein sequence MSDEQPPQRKDDRYRWTSSMSLWAELIVGFDDQPKVFDSQIIDVSQSGCAVQADLPPEIRPQVGIIRIFGSQDDVVVEAAGRICWDKHTSLSSRSFGMKFRRELHPELLERLIHEGHISRREHPREVVGIDVTVRRTAGKTLINSAQLIDVSRSGLQIATDEALEIGERILVTLPTGPSAAVKVRWARPSQSGHCAGVAFENLTGSRAINEALKANLATVG from the coding sequence ATGTCCGACGAACAACCGCCCCAGCGAAAAGATGATCGATACCGATGGACCAGCTCGATGTCCCTGTGGGCCGAGCTGATCGTCGGATTCGACGATCAACCGAAGGTATTCGATTCACAAATCATCGATGTCAGCCAGTCGGGCTGCGCAGTTCAGGCTGATCTTCCCCCAGAAATCCGTCCGCAGGTTGGCATCATTCGAATTTTCGGCAGCCAAGACGACGTGGTGGTCGAAGCAGCCGGTCGAATCTGCTGGGACAAGCACACTTCGCTTTCGTCACGCAGCTTCGGGATGAAGTTCCGCCGCGAGTTGCATCCCGAATTGCTGGAACGCCTGATCCACGAAGGGCACATCAGCCGTCGCGAACATCCGCGCGAAGTCGTTGGCATCGACGTCACGGTGCGACGGACCGCCGGGAAGACGCTGATCAACAGCGCCCAGTTGATCGATGTTTCGCGCAGCGGTCTTCAAATTGCCACGGACGAAGCATTGGAAATCGGCGAACGCATCCTGGTCACGCTTCCGACAGGGCCCAGCGCTGCGGTCAAAGTCCGCTGGGCACGCCCGTCCCAAAGCGGGCATTGTGCGGGCGTCGCCTTTGAAAACTTGACCGGCAGTCGGGCGATCAACGAAGCACTCAAAGCGAACTTGGCAACGGTCGGTTAG
- a CDS encoding RNA polymerase sigma factor, with the protein MTESQSDEQLLAAMVSGQTEALRCLYRRHVSLVYAIAHSICGQDSDAQAVTSQVFIELWKSPDNYHPQRSSLRTYLTILTRSRARDHLRRSQAGVRIEASLDPQLTPTVASLVDSTDPGQNLAAQEDAQQVRRCLAGLSDESRSALTLAFFHGHTHREIAKKLKLPLGTVKSHIRRGLADLADRLRKDTGSDTREH; encoded by the coding sequence ATGACGGAATCCCAGTCCGACGAACAGTTGCTGGCCGCGATGGTTTCCGGCCAAACCGAGGCGCTGCGATGTTTGTATCGCAGGCACGTTTCGTTGGTCTATGCGATTGCCCATTCGATTTGTGGCCAAGACAGCGATGCCCAAGCGGTGACCAGCCAAGTCTTCATCGAACTTTGGAAAAGCCCGGACAACTATCATCCGCAGCGTAGTTCACTGCGTACTTATTTGACGATCCTGACCCGCAGCCGCGCTCGGGATCACCTTCGCCGCTCTCAAGCGGGAGTGCGTATTGAAGCCTCCTTGGATCCGCAGCTGACGCCTACGGTGGCAAGCCTGGTGGATTCGACCGATCCGGGTCAAAACCTGGCGGCCCAAGAAGACGCACAACAGGTTCGAAGGTGTTTGGCTGGGTTGTCGGATGAGTCCAGATCCGCGCTGACATTGGCCTTTTTCCATGGGCATACCCATCGTGAGATCGCCAAAAAATTGAAATTGCCACTGGGAACGGTGAAAAGTCACATCCGTCGCGGGTTGGCCGATTTGGCCGATCGGTTGCGAAAGGACACCGGTTCCGACACCAGGGAACACTGA
- a CDS encoding PEP-CTERM sorting domain-containing protein (PEP-CTERM proteins occur, often in large numbers, in the proteomes of bacteria that also encode an exosortase, a predicted intramembrane cysteine proteinase. The presence of a PEP-CTERM domain at a protein's C-terminus predicts cleavage within the sorting domain, followed by covalent anchoring to some some component of the (usually Gram-negative) cell surface. Many PEP-CTERM proteins exhibit an unusual sequence composition that includes large numbers of potential glycosylation sites. Expression of one such protein has been shown restore the ability of a bacterium to form floc, a type of biofilm.), giving the protein MRAFIFQSITLLFTGIGTLWTSSAPAVLISEYQPDIPGLPPLTTQSEFSGVAGMPFRGFLLAIRGEVGSYGLVDRALSIDGTFDSNGIYVFDHRPFLNPTLTVALVDDFTGQAGMTDLDGDDDGIIDNLASISSVRDAIGITDSGDTQNNLTYGQQLGGADFAFTGDEPRLIFRDASVGDWYAINSPDNGQIFDLNGRDIAGDVAFSGDAFSTSIGQINPTAVPEPTSMAGLGSLCAVAVGWFRRRRNTTPAVSSC; this is encoded by the coding sequence ATGCGCGCGTTCATCTTTCAATCAATCACGCTTCTGTTCACAGGGATCGGTACTCTGTGGACATCGTCCGCCCCGGCCGTCCTGATCAGCGAATATCAACCCGATATCCCAGGCCTGCCTCCGCTAACGACTCAGTCGGAATTCAGCGGCGTCGCTGGAATGCCGTTTCGCGGATTCTTGTTGGCAATTCGCGGCGAAGTCGGCAGCTACGGTTTGGTGGATCGGGCTCTTTCGATCGACGGAACCTTCGACAGCAACGGCATCTATGTCTTTGACCATCGCCCGTTTCTAAACCCGACCTTGACGGTTGCACTGGTCGACGATTTCACCGGCCAAGCGGGCATGACGGACTTGGATGGCGATGATGACGGAATCATCGACAACCTGGCATCGATTTCCAGTGTCAGGGACGCCATCGGTATCACTGACAGTGGTGATACACAGAACAACCTTACCTATGGTCAACAACTGGGCGGTGCGGATTTTGCGTTCACCGGTGACGAACCACGATTGATATTCCGCGATGCCAGTGTGGGTGACTGGTACGCGATCAACAGTCCTGATAACGGCCAAATCTTTGATCTGAATGGTCGCGACATCGCCGGCGACGTTGCGTTTTCCGGTGACGCTTTTTCGACGTCGATCGGGCAGATCAATCCGACCGCGGTTCCCGAACCCACATCGATGGCGGGTCTGGGCTCGTTGTGTGCCGTCGCGGTCGGCTGGTTTCGCCGACGCAGAAACACGACGCCGGCCGTCAGTTCATGCTGA